Part of the Candidozyma auris chromosome 4, complete sequence genome, ATTGAGACTGCCGCACTTCTCTTGTTGATAGAGATGCGCAGCAACCGAGAGTCGCTCCTGTACGGAAATCTGCCAGAGATAGCTTATGCTCTTGAGAGACCACCAACCAAGAATTggagaaaaaaggaaagagattgagaaTTAATTTCCAAACGTATAAGCTTTGCGTATATTGCGCAAATCTTTCCTAAATCTGTAATTCGTTTATCGCAAGTCGATCGCAAGCCGTAACTCGTACTTGGCCGGGGGAGTAGGCCGACGGGCCCGCTCATAACCCATGTGAATATTCAAAGAGCATCCATGGTGAAATCATACTCTATACCTGGGGTAACGCTGGCGATGAACTTGAGGAAGATTACCAAGTACCAGTCTACTCTGATTTCTCCCGTCTCATCACCATCTAAGCCCTCATTGGCATCACCGCCAGATCTGTCCTGAAGATccaacttttcaaagtcTTCTGCCACCTGCAGCTCCTCTACGCCGCCCTCCTTCTTAGCAGCTCTCAGTTTTGCGTGGTTCATAAATACCCTCATCACACTCGAATGCTTGCATGGATGAATAGACACCGCCGTGGTGTTGGTGGACATCGGTAACGTCTCAATGGTGGCGGTCTTGTCCTTGTAGTCACCCGAGATATCCTCATACATCTGTTTTGGTAAAAGCGGAATTCCATTGGCGTTGAAGCCTACAAGGTACATTTTGGGTACTCTGTAAGAGGTCGAATACGAAATGTACAAATCGTACTTCCTGAGTGTCAGCTCGTTTGACTCGATGTGTGTGTACCCATCAACATCGTCATCTCCAACATTATCCTCCACGTTCTCTTCTATCAATTCATCAAGGTCGTTCTGGCAGtcctgctgctgttgctgttgtttCATGGCATTTACTGGCGTTGAGTTCACTCTAGGCACCCACTCAGCGTCGCTATCTGGGTTCTCTGCTTCCAGAGAATCTTCCTCTTGGTCAGGCAAATAAGAAGATACACGTTGGTACGAAGGCACATGTCTTGTCACAAGAAACTGTTTCTCAGGAGGCAAGAATTTCCTTTGCAAGTTCTTGGGGCAGGTGCCCCATTTCCATGTGGGAAACTTGTAGACAAGGTAGTCGCCAGCCTTGACAAACTCCTCGGGAGAGATTTCGCCTGTTTTGCGGAAATTTGACTCGTTGTTTATCGGAGTCAAGTACTCTCTaagtgaagaaagctttgaCCTGATGCTCATGAGAAAATAAAGAGAAGTAGTATAGTTACGGTGACTGATGCGACTAGATAAGGTGAGGCATGATGTGCGGTAGAGTGCGGTGGACGGGTGTGgctcaatggctgcaaatgggGAGTTatgaagcagcagaacAAATGTACAAGGGTGATTTGGCGAGTGATAGCTGAGGAAATAATTAGAATcaataaaaagaagaagaacgGGACTTGTATagtttcaaaaattgaggAGTAATTCTGGAAACATCTTTGTTGGTATGACTACACAAAAGGCAAGAGTACAAAAGTATACAAGTAGATATCGGAAACGATACTTGGTATTGCAGATCCAACTAATTAGACCAGTCAGCAGTGATAAATAGCATACCTATGTACGGCCATCTAAGGTGTTACTCAGCTCTAGTGCCGGTGGTGTGGAGAAGCTTTATACAAGCATACCGGTTCAAGCAGACCTCCCTGAATAACACTAACGATTGGCTGTCAAACATCACAAGGAAATGTATCCATTTGTAGACTTACCAAAACAATACTCATCGTAGCTTGCAGATACACTGTGAAGTTCTGTGGTCACAGAATTCAGTACGCCCTAATCATAGGCTGTGCATTCCTTCTGCTTTGGCCAAATCAACTTTTGGGTTCCGTTGAAGTATCAGAGCTCAATTCACAAATTTACCCTCATTACGGCTGCTCGAACCCGAAACTTCAAAATTGAGGTCACCAGCAGCGCCATCTCCACATTCTACACTCTTGTCTAGAGCCTCCGTATATCATTGCAACCTGAGGTACATTGCCTGAGTGATGCGATCCTAAACTCGAGGAGTTCTATTCTTGGTCTATTGTTTAGCGTTTCTGAACGAAATGCAAAGACTACGCATTCACGGTCCCTGAACAAAAAGTGTCATTGTGGAGAAGCATCCCAGTAATGTACGGTCGCGGGAGGAAAACACGTACTAGGCGTGGGCGTAAACAGAGCGAGCGAGGCACCGCAGCGCACGCCCTTTTTTAGTTGCagcggttgcaaaacaaAGATTAAACGAGATCATCCACCTCAGGCGCACAGCTCCAGGAGTAACCAAGAGACGaacaaaaaggaaaaaataTGACTAGAATAGCGAAGCTAACAAGGAAATTGATCAACAAATGGCAAAGAGGAAACTTTTTAGGCAAAGGGCACAAGGTACCGGCTTTTTGCTTTCCGTGATCTTGCCATTGTTGCCGCCAGAGCCTCAACTCAGGGTATATGGGCCAAGAGGCGAGGGAAGCATGTTATGGTGTTTGTGGTGCCAAATGAGGAATCGTCAACATTCGGGTCCGCGGCGGGCGCGAGTGGCCCAAGGTGAAGGCTAGAGGGAGCTAATTCGTGGCCAAGCTTGGGAAATTGGGCAAGGTGCTTAGGTTCAGTGgaaatcttctttttcctttcttaGTCTGTTTCAACTTGCAATCTTGAGTGTTTTGGTTACCTCCTCGTAGTTTCATTCTCTACCTTCTTTGGGTGCTTCATCTCGCTGACAGCCTGTCTCGGGGTACAAGTTTAGTCTGCACAAGTGcagattttgcagccagcGCCGCAGCGCGACTCACAAGAGAGAGAAGCGAGCCTCCAGCAAAGTCCACAACAAAATGGAAAAATACAGAAAGTAATGCAAGTTTGCTTCCAAAACAGACTCTTCTGATCACCTCCATTTAAATATATTTGCCCAATTCCTTCTACAACCTCGCCAACCTCACCCTCGGTGGCCCCAGATTGGCAACAGCTGCGTACACACCAAAACAAACAGACACGACCACGCCCGCCACCTCGCCCTGCAGTGGCGCCAAATGCGCTTGCAACTCGGGTCTCATCTGTGCACTAGCGTGCGGAAAACGGCTCGCTTGTTTTCACTTGGAGCGAATCCGGGCACCAAATGACCCTCCCTCACTGTCTCCCTCGCCGTTCTCGTTTTCGCTTGGGCCCGATTTGCCCAATTTTCCCGGCCCGCGCCAGATGAAATACGTCACGTCCCACCCTCTCTCGCTGTTTGGGTCTCACTTTGCGAGACTCTGTTTTGGTTTTCCTCGCTTTCTGTCTGCAATCTGAGAGCTTTTATTTACTCTCTTTCCTATTTCTCACCTCCCTCACGCTGCCTCGTACTTTCCCTTTAAAACTCCCTGGCGCCGTGTCTCTCAAAAAAACCCATCCTGTTATTCcaagcaaagaagttcaTCTTGTTCCTTTTGCATCCTCTGTCTGCCTTTACGTTCTTTGTGacctttttctccttcacgTCCAGCGTGTCCCTTCGTTTGATTTTCCTTTAACTAATCCACCATGTCCTCCAACAGAGTGGCCTTGGCctccatcaacaccaacatAGACAGCCCCAAGGGCTCCCCTCTTTTCAAACACAAGTCCTTCACCGCCCTGGCACGCAGCCTGCCAAAAATTCACGGTCCCACGGCGTTGAAGGTTGACGAAAAGGAACCTTTGCCCTTGACTCCCTCTACCACGCCCAAATTGACCCTCACAAAAGCAACTTCGTCGCTTGTGCCCATCACAGGCCTGGTGCCGCCAGCACGGAAGACAGAGAGCTTTTCAGGCTATCACATTACTCACGGCAAGAACGTCAAGGCGGATTTGGCCGCtaccaagttgaagctcCGCTTGCAATTGGCTTTCTACAAGCTCAAGGCGCAAAAGGACTCCTTGCACGCCCGCCAGGGCCCGGAAATCACGGTTTCTCCTACTGTCAGCGAGAAAGAACCTCGTCACTTCTTGTCCGCCGCCAACGTCAACTTGCAAAAACCCCCACGAACCGCGTCTGGTCCACTGTTGAGCAAGGTGGCTTCAAGCAAAGTGGCCAAGAAAAAGCCCGCTAAACTCTCGGCTTCCTCGTCCTCATTACGTTTGTACCACATCAAGCCAACGTCGTCGTTCCACAATGCGTACCCACAACAGCTCCCGCTTAACGTATCAAGCTGTGGCTCATCCTCGCAGCGACTCCCCCCAGTacacaagatcttgaaaactCCAATTAAAACCACCACAAGGAACTTGGTCCTGCAATTctacaacaacaccaacaatggCCATTCCGGCACTGGCTCATTGAGTAGTTTCCATTTTGCACGAACCTCCCACACGGAACCAACCCAGCCCAGCGATGAGACCATTGACGACTCTGTTGACGACACAGGCATCGACAGCCGCAGAAAAGTCGACCCTATAGGAAGCTCTCCATCTCGTTTCGGCACCTTCAGCACCCCAAACAGCTTTTCGGTGGCCAAGTCGTTGTTGCAGCTTGGCCTGGGGTATTACTAAGCAAGCCACACCCgctctttttcaagtcaCGACTTAAGTTGCCCCGTGTCCAAAAACTCCACCACACTCACGGTCTAATAATTCCTTGTTCTATTAAAATGGAACACAGGGCTAGTTTGTATAATTACATAGACGAACATAATGACCATATAGCATTAGCATTACCTTGTATACTGCGTGCACAGCACCTCGGGAATCATCCACACAATTGCggtttcgcagccactcCTGAACCGAGCACTATATAAGGGCTCCCAAATCTACAGCAACCGTCTGGTGGCAACAACTTTTTTTGTAAGCTCAATTCCAATGTCCCTTACAGGTAAGTCTTTCAAGTTGGCCGACGGCAACTCAATTCCTGTGCCAGCCTATGGCGTAGGCACCAAATGGTTCAAAGCAGGCAGAGACGAAATAGATGAGAAGGTGATTGAAGCATTGAAGACTGCATTGGATCAAGGCTTTGTTCACATAGATGGTGCTGAAGTGTACAACACTGATAAAGAGATTGGTCAGGCAATTGCTGGCGCTGACAGAAGCAAGTTGTACCTCACTGATAAGTACCTTGTTGTGGGCAGCAGCCACTCCAAGAAGTCTCCTCATGGCACTCCCTATGACTCACTCAAGTACCACTTGAAGAACGAACTTAAGACGGACTATGTCGATTTATACTTGCTCCACAGTCCTTTTATCTCCAAGGAATTTCACGGGTTTTCGTTGACCGAGGCCTGGCAGTCtgtggagaagctcaaggacgAAGGCTTGGCTAAGTCAATTGGTGTATCCAACTTCAGAGTGGAGGATCTTGAGGAGATCTTGAAGGTGGCTAAGCATAAGCCTGTGGTTAACCAGATTGAGTTCAATGCGTTCTTGCAGAATCAGACTCCAGGCATTGTGGAGTATTCTCAAGAGCACGATATTTTG contains:
- the NRM1 gene encoding Nrm1p; this translates as MSSNRVALASINTNIDSPKGSPLFKHKSFTASARSSPKIHGPTALKVDEKEPLPLTPSTTPKLTLTKATSSLVPITGSVPPARKTESFSGYHITHGKNVKADLAATKLKLRLQLAFYKLKAQKDSLHARQGPEITVSPTVSEKEPRHFLSAANVNLQKPPRTASGPSLSKVASSKVAKKKPAKLSASSSSLRLYHIKPTSSFHNAYPQQLPLNVSSCGSSSQRLPPVHKILKTPIKTTTRNLVSQFYNNTNNGHSGTGSLSSFHFARTSHTEPTQPSDETIDDSVDDTGIDSRRKVDPIGSSPSRFGTFSTPNSFSVAKSLLQLGSGYY
- a CDS encoding aldo-keto reductase superfamily protein; protein product: MSLTGKSFKLADGNSIPVPAYGVGTKWFKAGRDEIDEKVIEALKTALDQGFVHIDGAEVYNTDKEIGQAIAGADRSKLYLTDKYLVVGSSHSKKSPHGTPYDSLKYHLKNELKTDYVDLYLLHSPFISKEFHGFSLTEAWQSVEKLKDEGLAKSIGVSNFRVEDLEEILKVAKHKPVVNQIEFNAFLQNQTPGIVEYSQEHDILIEAYSPLGPITKGNSSEFNGLLKRLGEKYNKTPGQILLRWVLERGIVPVTTSANPDRIRSFVEIFNFSLNKAETKEITEAGAKEKPLRQYWLPEFGKYD